Proteins co-encoded in one Enterobacter sp. R4-368 genomic window:
- a CDS encoding YpfN family protein translates to MDWLAKYWWILVLVFLLGVLINVIKDLSRVDHKKFLANKPDLPPHRDFNDKWDDDDDWPKQDQPKK, encoded by the coding sequence ATGGACTGGCTGGCAAAATATTGGTGGATTCTGGTGCTGGTGTTTTTACTTGGCGTACTGATTAATGTGATCAAAGACCTGAGCCGGGTCGATCACAAAAAATTCCTCGCTAACAAGCCGGATCTGCCGCCGCATCGTGATTTCAACGACAAGTGGGACGATGACGACGACTGGCCGAAACAGGATCAGCCGAAAAAGTAA
- the ypfH gene encoding esterase has protein sequence MKHDHFVVQSPPSPAKQLLLLFHGVGDNPVSMGQIGSWFAPHFPDALIVSIGGVEACGAPPARQWFSVAGVTEENRQQRIDAVMPQFIDVVRYWQQQSGVNALATALIGFSQGAIMALEGLKAQPDLASRVIAFNGRYATLPQAVSTAQTIHLIHGGEDRVIDLAWAVKAQEAVQTLGGDITLDIVDDLGHAIDDRSIELALKHLRYTVPKHYFDEALSGGKPNDDNIVEFL, from the coding sequence ATGAAACATGACCATTTCGTTGTACAAAGTCCGCCATCCCCGGCAAAACAATTACTGCTGTTGTTTCATGGCGTTGGCGATAACCCGGTCTCCATGGGACAAATCGGCAGCTGGTTTGCACCGCACTTTCCCGATGCGCTGATCGTCAGTATTGGCGGTGTGGAAGCCTGCGGTGCACCACCCGCCCGCCAGTGGTTTTCCGTGGCAGGCGTGACGGAAGAAAATCGTCAGCAACGTATCGACGCTGTAATGCCGCAATTTATTGACGTCGTGCGCTACTGGCAGCAGCAAAGCGGTGTAAACGCATTAGCCACGGCGCTGATTGGCTTTTCGCAGGGGGCGATTATGGCGCTGGAAGGGCTGAAGGCGCAGCCGGATCTGGCCTCGCGTGTCATTGCTTTCAACGGGCGTTATGCCACGCTGCCGCAGGCGGTTTCTACGGCGCAGACCATTCACCTGATTCACGGCGGTGAAGACCGGGTTATCGATCTGGCCTGGGCGGTGAAGGCCCAGGAAGCGGTGCAAACGTTAGGCGGCGATATCACGCTGGATATTGTCGATGATTTGGGCCATGCCATTGATGATCGCAGTATTGAGCTGGCGCTCAAACATTTGCGCTACACCGTGCCGAAGCACTATTTCGATGAAGCGTTAAGCGGTGGCAAGCCGAATGACGACAATATTGTCGAATTTTTATGA
- a CDS encoding ArsC family reductase, giving the protein MITMYGIKNCDTIKKARRWLEAQRVEYRFHDYRADGIHADLLRTFVDELGWEALLNTRGTTWRKLDEAQRATITSDDAAIALMLEMPAIIKRPLLCAPGKPMLLGFNESSYEKFINEV; this is encoded by the coding sequence ATGATCACCATGTACGGTATCAAAAACTGCGACACCATCAAAAAAGCGCGCCGCTGGCTCGAAGCGCAGCGGGTGGAATACCGTTTCCACGATTACCGCGCAGACGGTATTCATGCAGATTTACTGCGTACATTTGTTGATGAACTCGGCTGGGAAGCGCTGTTAAACACCCGTGGCACCACCTGGCGTAAGCTGGATGAAGCCCAGCGCGCCACCATCACCAGTGATGATGCCGCCATCGCGTTGATGCTTGAAATGCCTGCAATTATCAAACGCCCATTGCTCTGCGCGCCGGGTAAGCCTATGCTGCTGGGTTTCAATGAATCCAGTTATGAGAAGTTTATCAACGAGGTGTAG
- the dapE gene encoding succinyl-diaminopimelate desuccinylase: protein MSCPVIELTQQLIRRPSLSPNDAGCQALMIERLRAIGFTIEPMDFGDTQNFWAWRGQGETLAFAGHTDVVPAGDADRWINPPFEPTIRDGMLFGRGAADMKGSLAAMVVAAERFVAQHPQHKGRLAFLITSDEEASATNGTVKVVDALMARNERLDYCLVGEPSSTEVVGDVVKNGRRGSMTCNLTIHGVQGHVAYPHLADNPVHRAAPMLNELVAIQWDHGNEYFPPTSMQIANIKAGTGSNNVIPGDLFVQFNFRFSTELTDEMIKAHVQALLDKHQLRYSVEWWVSGQPFLTGRGKLVDAVVNAIEHYNEIKPQLLTTGGTSDGRFIARMGAQVVELGPVNATIHKINECVNAADLQLLARMYQRIMEQLIA, encoded by the coding sequence ATGTCGTGCCCGGTTATTGAGCTGACACAGCAGCTTATTCGTCGCCCTTCTCTGAGCCCCAATGACGCAGGATGCCAGGCGCTGATGATTGAACGTCTGCGCGCTATCGGTTTTACCATTGAGCCGATGGATTTTGGCGACACGCAAAACTTCTGGGCATGGCGCGGGCAAGGCGAAACGCTGGCCTTCGCTGGCCATACGGATGTGGTACCGGCTGGCGATGCGGACCGCTGGATCAATCCGCCTTTTGAACCGACCATCCGTGACGGCATGCTGTTTGGCCGCGGCGCGGCAGACATGAAAGGTTCGCTGGCAGCGATGGTCGTCGCCGCCGAGCGTTTTGTCGCGCAGCATCCGCAGCATAAAGGCCGTCTGGCGTTTCTCATCACCTCTGACGAAGAGGCCAGCGCCACCAACGGCACCGTCAAAGTGGTCGACGCACTGATGGCACGTAACGAACGGCTGGATTACTGCCTGGTCGGCGAGCCTTCCAGTACGGAAGTGGTGGGCGATGTGGTAAAAAACGGTCGCCGTGGTTCAATGACCTGCAATCTGACGATTCACGGTGTTCAGGGTCACGTTGCCTATCCGCACCTGGCGGATAACCCGGTGCACCGCGCCGCGCCAATGCTCAATGAGCTAGTGGCGATCCAGTGGGATCACGGCAACGAATACTTCCCGCCGACCAGCATGCAGATTGCCAATATCAAAGCCGGAACCGGTAGCAACAACGTTATCCCTGGCGATCTGTTTGTGCAGTTCAACTTCCGCTTTAGTACCGAGCTGACCGACGAAATGATCAAAGCTCATGTGCAGGCGCTGCTGGATAAACATCAGTTGCGTTACAGCGTGGAGTGGTGGGTTTCCGGGCAGCCTTTCCTGACAGGGCGCGGCAAGCTGGTGGATGCGGTGGTCAATGCTATTGAGCACTATAATGAGATCAAACCGCAGTTGTTAACCACCGGCGGCACGTCAGATGGCCGTTTTATCGCGCGTATGGGCGCGCAAGTGGTTGAGCTCGGGCCGGTGAACGCCACCATTCACAAGATCAACGAATGTGTGAACGCGGCGGATTTGCAACTGCTTGCCCGTATGTATCAACGCATTATGGAACAACTCATCGCCTGA